Part of the Halorhabdus utahensis DSM 12940 genome, GCGGACGGGGCTGCCGGCTGGAACCCCTGTCGTTGCGGGAGCCGGCGACAACGCGGCCGGTGCCGTCGGCTCGGGCGTCGTCGGGGACGGTGACGTCTGGGGTTCGATCGGCACCTCGGGCGTCATCTTCGTCGCGACCGATGACGAGCGGACCGATCCCGAGGGACGGGTGCATACGTTCTGTCATGCCGTCCCCGACACGTGGCACGTCATGGGTGTGATGCTCTCGGCGGGCGGCGCGTTCAGCTGGTTCTCCGAGACGCTCGGCGGGCCCGAGGAGGTCGTCGCCGACCAGCTCGGGAAGGACGCCTTCGAGGTGCTGACCGACGAGGCCGCGACTGTCGATCCCGGTTCGGAGGGGCTCATCTTCCTCCCGTATCTCAACGGCGAACGGACGCCCCACCGCGACGCCGACGCTCGGGGTGCCTTCTTCGGTCTTTCGACCCGCCACGACAAATCCCACGTCGTCCGGTCGGTCCTGGAGGGTGTCACCTACGGCCTGCGAGACTCCTTCCGGATCGTCCGTGACGACCTCGGTGTCGACACCGGGCAGCTGAAGGCGGCCGGCGGCGGCGCGAAGAGCCCGCTGTGGAAGCAGATCCAGGCTGACATCTTCGACGCGGAGATCCTGACGCCGAACGTCGACGAGGGGCCGGCCTACGGGTCGGCACTGCTTGCCGGCGTCGGCGCTGACGTCTACGACAACGTCGCGGACGCAACCGAACAGGCGGTCGACATCGTCGACAGCGTCGAACCGATCGATCAGCACACTCGCGTCTACGACGAGTACTACGAGATCTACGAGTCGCTGTACCCTGCGCTGGAAGACTCGTTTGCCGCCAACAGCGCCGCGATCGAGTCCGCCCAGGACATCCTCGACGAAGCGTAACTGCCCTGTCGGCTGTTGCTTTCTGGCACTAGTGAACCGCTCTCCACGACCGGACAGAATCACCCGAGAAAGTCATGGAGGCCGGCAGCCGATCGAGCATTGAGTACGTTTGCGTCTTCCGCCCAACCGCGCCGCGCGGTGTGGACGCCAAAGCGCCGGTAATCGAGAGCTTCAGGTCGGTGCGCGTCGGTGTCGATCGCGATCGTCGCCCCCGCGTCGATCGCCCGCTTGAC contains:
- the xylB gene encoding xylulokinase, with translation MSLLMGLDLGTSGVKTLVADADGEVLATNTEEYPLYQPEVGWSEQDPADWWAATLDGIEAVLEDPAVDPEDVEALGLTGQMHGSVFLDGEGEVLRPAILWNDTRTSAQCDEIEERVGEDRIIELASNPPFEGFTAPKILWVQEHEPEVYDQTESILLPKDFIRYKLTEAFATDVSDASGTLLLDVGERDWSPEILDELDISRDLLPEVYESPEVTGAVTDAVAERTGLPAGTPVVAGAGDNAAGAVGSGVVGDGDVWGSIGTSGVIFVATDDERTDPEGRVHTFCHAVPDTWHVMGVMLSAGGAFSWFSETLGGPEEVVADQLGKDAFEVLTDEAATVDPGSEGLIFLPYLNGERTPHRDADARGAFFGLSTRHDKSHVVRSVLEGVTYGLRDSFRIVRDDLGVDTGQLKAAGGGAKSPLWKQIQADIFDAEILTPNVDEGPAYGSALLAGVGADVYDNVADATEQAVDIVDSVEPIDQHTRVYDEYYEIYESLYPALEDSFAANSAAIESAQDILDEA